In Cellulomonas wangsupingiae, the genomic window GTCCCCAGGTAGCCGAACCTCTCCTCGAGCACGGACAGGCCCCACGGGTTCGCCGCGCGCTGCGCGAGCGTCGCCACGACGAGCCCGCCGACGGCACCGCCGATGGTCAGCAGACCGACACGCCAGCGCCGCTCGAGCACCAGCAGCAGACCCATGAGCCCGACGGCGACGCTGGCGTCCTCCCGGCAGGCCAGCGCGAGCACGACCATCACCGCGTACACCACGTGCCGACGCCCGTCGACCGCCCAGAACGCGAGCAGGAGCAGCGTCGTCGCCATGACCTCGGGGTGGAGGTCGAACAGCGCCGTCCACTGCAGGCTCGGGTACGCGAGGAACAGTGCGGCCGCGACCAGTGCCGCCCACCGCGGTGCACGTCGTGCCGTCAGCAGGTAGACGGGCACGGCTCCGAGTGCGAGCGTGAACGACTGCGCGACGAAGAGCGCCTGGGCCGGCAGACCGAGCAGCGCCAGCGGGTAGAGCATGAACCGGGCGTGGTCACCGAGGAACGGGAGCCCCGTCACGGTGTTGACGTCACCGCCGTGCCGGATGGTCCAGAACGCCTGGATCATCTGGCCGGCGTCGAACGCGTGCGTCAGCAGGCCGCGGTGCCGCGCGATCCCGAGCGCCCCGAAGACGGCCGTGAACGCCAGCACCATCACCACGAGCACGCCGTCGTGCCAGGTCCGGCGAGCCCACCACACCCGCGCGCGTCCCCCCAGGACCTCGCGGCGGGCGTCGGCCGTCGTGCCGTCGTCCGGTGTCGCGTCGACGCTCACAGGCGTGACCCCCACGGTGGACTCCACAGCACCTATCCCCTGGTCGCGCACCCTCGACGCCGGAATGTCCGTAATCGAGCCCCAGGCACCTTAGCGCAGAAGTGCAGCTCGACCCTCACGCCGGGCGACGGCGGCGTCGAACGCCAGGACGTGCGCACGTGCGGCTGCGGACCACGTGAACGACGCCGCACGGGCCTGCGCCGCCGTGCCCAGCCGGGACCGCAGCGCCGCGTCGGCCAGCACCGTGCGCAGCGCGTCGGCCACCTCGGGCGCCGACGTGCCCGTGTAGGCGACCGCGTCCCCGCCCACCTCCGGAAGCGACAGCTCGCGCGAGGTGAGGACCGCCGCACCGCACGCCATCGCCTCGAGCACGGGCAGACCGAAGCCCTCGCCGAGGCTCGGGTAGGCGACGACCGCCGCTCCCCCGAGGTACCCGGCGAGGTCGTCGACCGGGAGGTAGCCGGGCCGCACGACCCGCGGCCCGCCGCCGGGCAGGCTCGCGACGACGGCATCGAGCTCCGAGTCCCACCCGCGTCCTCCCGCGAGCACCAGGTCGGGGGCATCCGTCGCGTCGCCGAACGCCGACCACCACCCGCGCACCAGCGCCGGCAGGTTCTTGCGCGGCTCGAGCGTGCCGAGGAAGGCGACGTACCCGCCGGGTCGCACCCCGAGCGACGCCGCGACGCGCGCCTTCTCGGCCTCGTCGACCGGGTGGAACGTGGACGCGTCGACCCCGTGGTGCGCGACGTGGAACAGGGCAGGGTCGCCGCCGGCGTGCCGCAGCACCTCGTCGCGGGTCGCGGCCGAGGGCACGACCAGCGCGTCGGCGTGGCGGACCGCCCACGACGTCGCCTGCCGGAAGAAGACCCGCTTGTCTCGCGAGTGCACGTCGGGCCGGCTGAAGAAGGTGGCGTCGTGCAGCGTGACGACGCGTGCCGCGGGCACCGGCGCCACCGGCATCGTGTAGTGCGGGCTGAACAGCACGTCCGCGCGCGTCCTGCGCACGAGACCGGGGAGCCCGACCTGCTCCCAGGCCATGCGGGCGGGCCGCGAGGACGCGGCGGCACGGGGCACGACGACGGCGCGCGCCTGCGGCGCGCGCTCGGCGACCCAGCCCTCGGTGCCCGGACGGCAGGCGACGACGACCTCGGGCCCCAGCTCCGCGAGCTCGGGCACGAGCTCCACGACGTAGCGGCCGACGCCGCCGAGGTCGGCCGGGATGGCCGTCGCGTCGACGAGGACGCGTCGCGTGTCAGGCACCCGGCCGCACCGCTGCGTCCAGACCGAGGACCTCGTCGGCGGCCGCCCGCCACCTGTCGGCCCAGTCACCGATGGGCGCCACGCCCGCCCGCTCGTCGTGCGCCAGCACGGAGTACGCCGGCCGGGGCGCGGGGCGCACGAAGGCCTCGCTCGTCGTGGGCCGCACGACGTCCGCCGCCAGGCCCATGCTGGCCGCGACCGCACCGGCGAACCCGAACCACGAGGTCTGCCCCTGGGACGTGCCGTGGTACGACCCGGTGGGCGCGCCGGCCTCGACCAGGCGCACCACGTACGCGGCGACGTCACGCGTCCACGTCGGCTGCCCGACCTGGTCCTGGACGA contains:
- a CDS encoding DUF2079 domain-containing protein translates to MSVDATPDDGTTADARREVLGGRARVWWARRTWHDGVLVVMVLAFTAVFGALGIARHRGLLTHAFDAGQMIQAFWTIRHGGDVNTVTGLPFLGDHARFMLYPLALLGLPAQALFVAQSFTLALGAVPVYLLTARRAPRWAALVAAALFLAYPSLQWTALFDLHPEVMATTLLLLAFWAVDGRRHVVYAVMVVLALACREDASVAVGLMGLLLVLERRWRVGLLTIGGAVGGLVVATLAQRAANPWGLSVLEERFGYLGTTPGEVVARLAQPAETFAGLHLGLNGWLMVLGFLLPAAPMFLARWTRLLPALPLLVLSLLSTLPMQKTIYFHYGFLPTVFIFIAVSDGMVRLAALRPRARAVVTPVVAAVVAVTVVVGSPFTDLGYRGPDAWGKPATVPDQLARTFTPEFRADARAVLAQVGEGSVSASANLLPQLAERSEVYMFPNPFYPAWNGRYLTSWPGRSVRPTIPKDPPRWVVVDLVHTGPEPPEVREEVLDLLPEAYRLVSETPNVQLWEER
- a CDS encoding glycosyltransferase family 4 protein yields the protein MPDTRRVLVDATAIPADLGGVGRYVVELVPELAELGPEVVVACRPGTEGWVAERAPQARAVVVPRAAASSRPARMAWEQVGLPGLVRRTRADVLFSPHYTMPVAPVPAARVVTLHDATFFSRPDVHSRDKRVFFRQATSWAVRHADALVVPSAATRDEVLRHAGGDPALFHVAHHGVDASTFHPVDEAEKARVAASLGVRPGGYVAFLGTLEPRKNLPALVRGWWSAFGDATDAPDLVLAGGRGWDSELDAVVASLPGGGPRVVRPGYLPVDDLAGYLGGAAVVAYPSLGEGFGLPVLEAMACGAAVLTSRELSLPEVGGDAVAYTGTSAPEVADALRTVLADAALRSRLGTAAQARAASFTWSAAARAHVLAFDAAVARREGRAALLR